TTTTCCGCCAGGAGACGGGTGAGGCTTTCCCGTACCTGTTTCATGGCTTTACGGGCCATGTCGGCAAGGATGACGGTGTGGTCGTCAATTTCATTTATGGGTTTCTGGGCCAACACCTGTAGGATAGAGGCGGCGGGGTACTGGCCCAGCTGGGGGTCCACAGGGCCCAAGACCGCGTTTTCATCCATGACGATTTCGTCGGCCGCCAGGGCGATGAGGGTGCCGCCCGACATGGCATAGTGGGGTACGAAGACGGTGACTTTTCCCTGGTGTTTGAGGATGGCGTGGGCGATCTGCTCGGCCGCCAGGACCAGCCCCCCGGGGGTGTGGAGCACCAAGTCAATGGGCATATCGTCGGGCGTAAGGCGAATGGCCCGCAGGAGCTGCTCCGAATCTTCGATATTGATGTACCGGCTCAGGGGGATGCCCAGAAAACTCAGAGCCTCCTGGCGGTGGATAAGGGTGATGAGGCGCGCCCCCCGCTTCCTTTCAAAGCTCCGGATGAGGCGGAGGCGAGCTCCTTCGATCTTTTTCTGGTGCAGCATGGGTAGGAAAGCCGAAAGGAGAAAGATTAACCATATAAGGCCCAAGAAATCCACTGACATCCCTCCTGCGTAGTTAGTATATAGTAAGGGTTCCGGGTTTATGCCTTCTTAAAGAAGCAAGTCTGCGGCCTATCAGTGCTTCAGGGCCGGTGGC
This genomic stretch from Thermanaeromonas sp. C210 harbors:
- a CDS encoding SDH family Clp fold serine proteinase; this translates as MSVDFLGLIWLIFLLSAFLPMLHQKKIEGARLRLIRSFERKRGARLITLIHRQEALSFLGIPLSRYINIEDSEQLLRAIRLTPDDMPIDLVLHTPGGLVLAAEQIAHAILKHQGKVTVFVPHYAMSGGTLIALAADEIVMDENAVLGPVDPQLGQYPAASILQVLAQKPINEIDDHTVILADMARKAMKQVRESLTRLLAEKMDRARAEELATVLSEGRWTHDYPITVDELIEMGLPVKVGLPREIYQLMELYPQPAGRRPSVQYVPLPYGREDGTPVPSKGNK